The following coding sequences are from one Arthrobacter sp. PvP023 window:
- a CDS encoding TetR/AcrR family transcriptional regulator — MPKIVDHDERRLELVDATWRIIARLGIEGATMREIALEAGFANGALKPYFPTKDTLLTFAFGHVFNRTNERIREVTAGKAGIPALRAFCVEVLPLDSERVNEARIVVPFWQKAINDPEKAAIHRESMEQWHAAIVAYLAEARTRGDVRAAVDDSAVAGHLLNMLLGAQIAAALAPDGQSDPGLNDQLEAFLTLLQTHP, encoded by the coding sequence GTGCCAAAGATTGTTGACCATGATGAACGGCGCCTGGAACTGGTGGATGCGACCTGGCGGATCATCGCACGGCTCGGCATCGAAGGTGCCACGATGCGGGAGATCGCCCTCGAGGCCGGTTTTGCCAACGGCGCCTTGAAGCCGTACTTCCCCACCAAGGACACGCTGCTGACATTTGCCTTCGGGCACGTCTTCAACAGAACCAATGAGCGCATCCGGGAAGTGACCGCAGGCAAGGCCGGGATTCCGGCGCTCAGGGCTTTTTGCGTTGAGGTGCTGCCGCTGGACTCCGAGCGCGTCAATGAAGCGCGGATCGTGGTCCCGTTCTGGCAGAAGGCCATTAACGATCCGGAAAAGGCTGCCATCCACCGCGAGTCCATGGAGCAGTGGCATGCCGCGATCGTGGCATACCTGGCCGAGGCAAGGACGCGGGGTGACGTGCGTGCCGCCGTCGACGACTCAGCGGTTGCCGGCCACCTGCTGAACATGCTGCTGGGCGCGCAGATAGCTGCCGCGCTCGCCCCGGACGGCCAGTCGGATCCGGGCCTCAACGACCAACTGGAAGCATTCCTGACGTTGCTGCAAACGCACCCGTAA